The Halarcobacter mediterraneus genomic interval TAGTGAAGTAACAGGACTATTATTTAATCAACTAAGCTTTAGAGGAGATAGACAAAATGTCATTTCTAGTAATATAGCTAATGTAAATACACCTGGATATAAAACAAAAGACTTAGTTTTTGAAGACGAAATAGGAAAAGTAAAAAAGGAAAAAGATTTACCTTTATATACAACAAATTCAAAACATATGACAGGTTTTGAGCCAACAAAAAAAAATA includes:
- the flgB gene encoding flagellar basal body rod protein FlgB, yielding MQASEVTGLLFNQLSFRGDRQNVISSNIANVNTPGYKTKDLVFEDEIGKVKKEKDLPLYTTNSKHMTGFEPTKKNNQPRLIEVEGLKEQNDGNNVSMDRQMSEMSKNKIMFDALQSSIKKDSRLFKSVIESSQKN